The stretch of DNA tcaCCCAAAATATAAGaacatgtaaaatgtaaatgcaatttCTCTGTCCCTTAGATGATTCTGGGTTTGGTGCAGTTTGGCTTTGTGGGTACATATCTATCAGAGCCGTTAGTGAGAGGGTATACCTCAGCAGCTGCTGTGCATGCTGTAGTGGCACAGTTAAAATACATATTTGGAGTGTCTCCCACTCGCTTCAGTGGACCGCTATCCCTGGTATATGTAAGTACTGTGGCATTCAGTTGTTTATTGGCAAAAGAAACGTAATCAGCATTTTCAGAATGCAATCTTAAACCCTTTATTCTTTACATAGACACTGGTGGATGTGTGTATGCTACTGCCCAGTACACATCTGCCCACACTGCTGGCCAGTGTGGTGTCCATCATAGTCCTCATCATTGCAAAAGAACTGAACAACAGATTCAGAAAGAAACTGCCTGTGCCCGTACCTGTGGAGCTCATTGTGGTATGTTACCTTTTCATTTCTATCCATCATTTTTATGAATGACAGTATTCATTCACTAAACACTGCATGGCCAAAACTATTCAGACACCACTTTTAAATAGTAAAAGTATCTATTTTAAGGTACACCCATTGTAGAATTGATGTGTTCATACCATCCTGTGTTTTGACGGTTGCACTAAGCTCTACACTGTGTAAACAACATGTTAGATAAATGTAGAACTTTGAATAGAGCCCATAATACATGGTAAGGATTTAACATTTTTCTCATGCTACTTAAGTTTGTGTGCTTGTTTATCGTAGATTGTGGTGGGAACATTAATATCATTCTACACTCATCTAAATGAAACCTATGAGATTTCAGTTGTGGGAGAAATCCCCAATGGGTGAGTGATTTACTTAATAATTTTATATGACTTATGCCTCTCTCTGTTCACCACCACAATGGATATGACATGAAGCAGGAGTTTCAACTTTTTTTCAAAgggtttaataaaaaatattgcaataactgtttaggaattacagccattttcacAAAGgtccttcattttttaaatttcttAATGAACCATTTTGTACCCCAAATCAAACTGCAGATAAGCAGCTCTGCACAGTTTTCCTCCGAAGGATATCAGTTAACAAGGATTTGCATACAAACTAGAAACAAACAGTATCacagaaaaaagaacaaaaacctgAACTGCAATTTAAGGTCCATCTTAACTACAACCACAGAAAGCAAAATTAGTGGGGTCATCACCAGACCTCTAACACAGACTGAGACTGGcgagaaaaaaggagagaaaaggaggaagagagctagcacatacacacacacacacacacacacacacacacagatagctGGAAAACAGAATATGCCACTAGACAAATGGAGACTAACAGCACTACCAAAGCTATATTTTGTTAAATCTCTTGAAATAAAGCTGAAAGTGTACACTTGATTGCTTTATTTTAAATccactgaggtggtgtacaAAATACTTGTGTACAGTGAGTGTATGACATGactaaatatgaatattactAATAGTatagatacatttaatattatttaatattatgcaTGAATACAGAAGATGTGTGCTTTTATTCTAATCTAGTCTTTTTTCGAACACAGGCTTCAGCCCCCCACTATGCCGAAAACCAGTGTATTCTCTGAAGTGGTGGTTGATGCCTTTGCCTTAGCTATTGTAGGCTATGCCATTTCTATCTCTTTGGGCAAAACATTTGCCCTCAAACATGGTTACAAAGTGGACAGCAATCAGGTGAGACTGGCATGTACTCCAGATAAGGAATTCTGATTATTACAGTCTGATTAATACAGTcctttatacaacaggaatagacataaacatacatatttatatttagctccactctttctcagactatacctgtctcataaatgtacatatcaagaatttctacagatccctcctgtctttgtatattctgtattttgtgtatatttaatatattctttatataactttattttaaaatgtttagtatgtatatagttttgtcctcctgtagagcatcaacctgagcctcaccacaagcagtaaatcaatgcataaatgtcctgacatgttgtgcaaatgacaaataaacctgaaacttgagaACAGCAGTACAGCAGAATCCAACTTCTGAGTTTAGCTCAttcatggcagtgaacacacacacaacacacacagtgagaatACACAGCCCACTGTAGCGTACAGGGAGCAATTATGGGTTAGATGCCATGGTCAAGGGCCCCCTTAGCTATGGATACCCCAGATGTGATTAACCTCCTAATCACAGTTCTATAAATGACAGCAAGTTGTTATCAGTATAAAAGCTTACTGAAATTGTAACCATAGATGAAGAAACAACTGTACTAATGTAACTAGTTTTGGACCATTTCAAAATTTTTAcacaaaatatatttaaaaaaattattttgatATGCACAAGGTGTAATCCTACAGTAAAATCCCATTGAAGTCTCTGATTTGTAGGAGCTGGTGGCTCTGGGGCTCAGCAATGCAGTTGGAGGATGTTTCCAGTGTTACTCTGTCTGTGCCTCAATGTCTCGCAGTCTCATACAGGAGACCACCGGAGGCAGAACACAGGCAAGTTACAGAGAGAGGTTACAGAGAGGTTTAAACTCAAAGATTTTATACTTATGCACCAGGGACACATATCAGTATCAGCAAATAATTTTTTAGGAAAAGTTACAGCATAACAAGACTGATAATGTAAAGTGATATTTGATGGCACATTGTATTTCAAAAAGAACAAGAAGAATGGTTAGAAAATGTCTGCATTTTGTTTaactttattaaaatgaaacaaaacaacattCCTCTATAATGCTTATCCACCTTAATCTAATCACAATTTATGCACTATAtaaaatagtaaatatataGCTATAAATGCAgcatcagtgcatccctaataaaCACTTAAACTGTGTTGCATTTCATTAATATAGATGGCGGGTGTGGCATCAGCTGTGATAGTGCTGGTGACTGTTTTAAAGTTGGGCCCATTGTTTCAGGACCTGCCCGAGGTAAGACTCAgttaaatatatacactatttgtAGCACATGAATATTGGAAAATGGCCTCTCTCTTTAACACATctctgcagtgaacacacacatacacactagcaATCCTACACACACTGGGATACAGTGCGCACACAACCCCAGAGCAGTGGGTAGTAGAGAGGCTTAAGTGCctcgctcaagggcccaacagtggcaacttggcGAACTGGGGTAtcaaacccataaccctgtcatcACTTACCCGTTGtactaaccactgagccaccactgcccatatcCTATAAATAATACTGTAGCTGGGTACATTCattatagtattatattatattattattagctgCATAATATCTTATTTGCATTTCCTGTATCTGGCTTTAATATGAACTGTATAtgctatatatgtatgtgtgtgtgtatgtgcaggcGGTGCTTGCTGCCATTGTCTTTGTGAATCTGAAGGGCATGTTCAAACAGTACACTGACATTGTGACACTGTGGAGAAGCAGCAAGATTGATCTGGTATGATCTAATACCCATTTTTAGGCAGTTCTATTCTCATTGAAGCGTCTTTCTCTATATGTTTAGTAAAttatgtatttcattatttatttattttacttcaaattgttgTACATCTGTTGCACTGTGTTTTGCATTTCCTCTGTGTAGTTGGTGTGGTTGGTAACGTGGGTGTCCACTGTCCTCTTTAATCTGGATATGGGTTTGGGAGCCTCTATTGGCTTTGCCCTGCTCACCGTAATCTTCAGAACACAGAGGTTAGACTCATTTTGTGTAACTGCTATCTTTACCTCAAAGCACCCTATGATTTAATAACAAAAGCTGTTTGTGAATGTGGACCACGCTCCGAACTGAGCCTGGGGAAGGGGAAATGaattttgggctggagttctgagaGGCTTTAATGGGATACTGGAAGCTGGAACCACCTCTAACAGAGTAGGAGATAGGAGTAAATATGGGAAAAGAAGTGGTGAATACAAATTATGTTAGCATAGAAAATGAAAGAGTGTCGGTATGATTTATAAGACACAGGAAtagtggagtggaggtggaggtgtttAAGAAGTATTTAAGAACTGCACTTATACTTAACATGATATATACAGTGTGTTTGCATTTAGTGCTTCTTGTCTAAACGACTGCTTTGTCCTCCTTAAACCCAGACCCAGATATTCTGTGTTGGGGCATCTTCCTGGTACTGACCTTTATTTGGACATGGAGACACACAAAAAAGTGAGGCATATTCTGCTCATTTAAAACATGTTCCCCTGACGggatttctgtttgtttatagTAAATGATTTTTTGTGTACATAGTTGAATATATCTCACAGGCTCTCAAATATGGCTTTGTTGTTTAAACCAAAGACGGTCAGATAACCTAATAAtgaaacaatataataatatactgtTATTATAAGGCAACATGAATGTGCTTATTCATCTGACAGGTAAGGGAGGTACCAGGTATCACCATATTCCGCTCTTCAGCCACCATATACTTTGCTAATGCTGAACTCTACCTGGAGGCTCTCAAACAAAAGGTGCAATATTTTACTAATACTAAGATACCCATCTCATATCCCCCTTATATGCCAGCATGTGGCATGGATGATGTTTTTCACTCTATTTGTGCTGATGACTGTGATTCCAGAGTGGCTTGGACATAACCAAGATGATCACTTATAAACGCAGACAGGAAGCCaagcagagaaaaagagagatgagAGCAGCAAGAAGAGCAAGGAGAGAAGCCAAAAGACAGGTGTTACCTATCATTCATTTTACTGTGTGAAATTTTAAATCTTACAATAAACCCTACAACTGATCATTTATTGTGATGGCTAGGAGTCTCTACTAACTCCAACATAATTAATGACACATTACATTTCAGATGTCCCTTTAGTGTAATTAAAACATAAACTTCTACAATGTATCTGTCTGTGCAGAAACAAGCTCTTAGACTGGCCTCTCAGCGATCCCGAA from Salminus brasiliensis chromosome 7, fSalBra1.hap2, whole genome shotgun sequence encodes:
- the slc26a6l1 gene encoding solute carrier family 26 member 6, like 1, producing MVTGRKSGGYRVDREILDEERLEELSQRLNISQTRPPLSYRLKNSLRCSLPTLKRRVVGCLPVLYWLPRYSIWDYGMPDLVSGISVGIMHLPQGMAYSLLASLPPVFGLYTSFYPALVYFFFGSSRHISIGTFTILSIMVGSVVERLAPDTNFLVINGTNVTADLDITARDLYRVQVAAATTVLAGLIQMILGLVQFGFVGTYLSEPLVRGYTSAAAVHAVVAQLKYIFGVSPTRFSGPLSLVYTLVDVCMLLPSTHLPTLLASVVSIIVLIIAKELNNRFRKKLPVPVPVELIVIVVGTLISFYTHLNETYEISVVGEIPNGLQPPTMPKTSVFSEVVVDAFALAIVGYAISISLGKTFALKHGYKVDSNQELVALGLSNAVGGCFQCYSVCASMSRSLIQETTGGRTQMAGVASAVIVLVTVLKLGPLFQDLPEAVLAAIVFVNLKGMFKQYTDIVTLWRSSKIDLLVWLVTWVSTVLFNLDMGLGASIGFALLTVIFRTQRPRYSVLGHLPGTDLYLDMETHKKVREVPGITIFRSSATIYFANAELYLEALKQKSGLDITKMITYKRRQEAKQRKREMRAARRARREAKRQKQALRLASQRSRRTVFSVEEEAGQLREMGGDSVQEEELSWKERENSTVFVMPETPHNSWVYLKGTDPETTTLGSMSDLQDGDITTLGSSSEDTLSRDLERVSLGSLGKWTWDIHSIILDISPANFIDTVAIKTLRNIFHDFGEIDVDIYIAGCQAPVVEQMEQGGFFSDIPKERLFTTVHDAVLHCLNHRAAGTLASYETTVDVNHQPTHQSSKL